The following coding sequences are from one Scylla paramamosain isolate STU-SP2022 chromosome 21, ASM3559412v1, whole genome shotgun sequence window:
- the LOC135110951 gene encoding serine/threonine-protein kinase pim-3-like: MLMQRVLNVFSQNSNLTLSVERSKPKPVINAVPREHHPQPQQPQPQQQQQQQHAHNSNHPATTSASTTTTTTPHLIHAGHNHAALCPTMSQPPNGTPLLYHHHYIHIPALANSPRPSPPVLDNEDEDDGGGISDRLYRVEKTVDEKGKVVSKVLGKGGFGTVYSGNRVKDGAPVAIKSIAKDRVPAWGVVHGKRVPLEVALLLRVAHIPQVVRLLNWVEKEHSFLLILERPEPCKDLYEYVTERGPLPEDEARDLMLQVLHIVMACHAAGVIHRDIKDENLLVTTDRHGRVTLKLIDFGSGAFFIRDKIYTDFEGTKVYSPPEWIVHNQYQGVPATVWSLGILLFDLVYGDIPFEYEDQIVAAKVVTRPEVSEECNSLIRCCLQVVPDDRPTLEEMPASLVVPLQGLPHSIHLNPQRPRLRPLTYAPHLSHLSGRLFRISGVLS, encoded by the exons CAGTGCCTCGGGAGCACCACCCACAGCCGCAGCAGCcgcagccacagcagcagcaacagcagcagcatgccCATAACAGCAACCACCCGGCCACCACcagcgcctccaccaccaccaccaccaccccacatCTAATCCACGCAGGCCACAACCACGCGGCACTCTGCCCCACCATGAGTCAACCCCCCAACGGCACCCCGCtgctctaccaccaccactatatccACATACCCGCCCTGGCCAACTCCCCCAGGCCCAGCCCACCAGTCCTCGACAATGAGGACGAAGATGATGGTGGAGGGATATCGGACAGGCTGTACCGGGTAGAAAAGACGGTGGATGAGAAGGGCAAAGTTGTCTCCAAGGTTCTAGGCAAAGGAGGTTTTGGCACCGTGTACTCCGGCAACAGGGTAAAGGATGGAGCGCCTGTAGCCATCAAGTCGATAGCCAAGGACCGCGTACCAGCTTGGGGAGTG gtACACGGAAAGCGGGTGCCCCTCGAGGTGGCCCTGCTGCTGCGGGTGGCCCACATTCCGCAGGTTGTCCGCCTCCTCAACTGGGTGGAGAAGgaacattcttttctcctcatcctggAGCGGCCTGAGCCCTGCAAGGACCTGTACGAGTACGTGACGGAGCGAGGCCCCCTGCCCGAGGATGAAGCGCGGGATCTGAtgctgcag GTGTTGCACATCGTCATGGCTTGCCACGCGGCAGGAGTGATCCACCGTGACATCAAGGACGAGAACCTCCTGGTCACTACAGATAGACACGGCCGAGTCACACTTAAGCTCATTGACTTCGGGTCTGGCGCCTTCTTCATCAGGGACAAGATTTATACTGACTTTGAGG gtACCAAGGTGTACTCCCCGCCCGAGTGGATTGTGCACAATCAGTACCAGGGCGTCCCGGCCACCGTGTGGTCTCTGGGCATTCTACTGTTTGACCTGGTGTACGGAGACATTCCCTTCGAGTACGAGGACCAGATCGTGGCGGCCAAGGTGGTGACCCGCCCGGAAGTGTCCGAGGAGTGCAACAGCCTCATTCGATGTTGCCTTCAGGTGGTGCCTGACGACAGACCTACCCTGGAGGAGATGCCTGCATCACTCGTGGTTCCGTTACAAGGACTCCCTCACTCGATCCATCTCAACCCGCAGCGCCCCCGCCTCCGCCCCCTCACTTATGCCCCACACCTCAGTCACCTCTCCGGTAGGCTCTTTAGGATCAGTGGGGTCCTCTCATAG